A single region of the Gemmatimonadota bacterium genome encodes:
- a CDS encoding AbrB/MazE/SpoVT family DNA-binding domain-containing protein: MAIYRTRYYSDVTVGVGGRITIPQDMRDDLGIEEGDVLTVRVEENSAGTRQMVVWRSEQQADD; this comes from the coding sequence ATGGCCATCTATCGGACCCGTTACTATAGCGACGTGACCGTCGGTGTCGGGGGGAGGATCACGATTCCTCAGGACATGCGCGACGATCTCGGGATCGAGGAAGGGGATGTCCTCACCGTTCGCGTCGAAGAGAACTCCGCGGGAACCCGTCAGATGGTCGTCTGGCGCTCGGAGCAGCAGGCCGACGATTGA